The DNA sequence CCCGGCGGGCCGCGGTCTTCGGCCGGTCGGTGCTGGGCGCGCTGCTGTGCGGCCGGCGGATCGCCGAGCCCGAGACGCTGCGCATCCGTGCGGCGGCGGTCCTGGACTCCCTCGGCATCCGGCTGGAGGTGGCGGGCGGCACCACGCTCAGCGCCCCCGGCGGCACCGGCACGCTCGTCGTAGCGAACCACATCTCCTGGCTGGACATCGTCGCGCTGCTCGCGGTCGAGCCGGTGGTCATGCTGGCCAAACGGGAGATCGCGGGCTGGCCGCTGGTCGGTCCGCTGGCCACCCGTGCGGGAACGCTCTACATCGACCGCGGCTCGCTGCGCGAACTCCCCCGTACCGTACGGGAGATGGCGGCGCTGCTGCGCGCGGGCCGGTCGGTGATGGCCTTCCCGCAGGGCATCACCTGGTGTGCGGGGACGGGCGGCAGCTTCCGGCGGGCCACCTTCCAGGCCGCGCTGGACGCGGGCGCGCCGGTGCGTCCGGTGACGCTGGACTACGTCCAGCACGGTGTCCCGACCACGGTGGCCGCCTTCGTCGGCGAGGACGACTTCGGCACCTCGCTGCGCCGGGTGATCCGCGCCGACGGGCTCACGGTGCGGGTGGCCGTGCACCGGCCGCTGCGGCCGGTGCACTCCGCCGACGACCGGCGCGTCCTGGCCGCGCGGGCGCAGGCCACCGTGTGCGGGGCGCGGCTGCCCGTGCACGGCTGACGGTCCGTATGCCCCGGACACCGGGTGTCCGGGGCATACCGGCACGGCGGCGGCGAACCGCGCGACGGAAGGGGGCGGGCCCATGGGCCCGCCCCCTTCCGCATGTGGTCACGGCTTCTCGTCCGACTCCGTGACGGTGGGCGCGTCGCCCGAGCCGAAGTCCACCACGACCTCCGCGCCA is a window from the Streptomyces luomodiensis genome containing:
- a CDS encoding lysophospholipid acyltransferase family protein, with the translated sequence MPLGRTLPAHAWAAWSPCTTGCVTHAAQRVPATRVARRAAVFGRSVLGALLCGRRIAEPETLRIRAAAVLDSLGIRLEVAGGTTLSAPGGTGTLVVANHISWLDIVALLAVEPVVMLAKREIAGWPLVGPLATRAGTLYIDRGSLRELPRTVREMAALLRAGRSVMAFPQGITWCAGTGGSFRRATFQAALDAGAPVRPVTLDYVQHGVPTTVAAFVGEDDFGTSLRRVIRADGLTVRVAVHRPLRPVHSADDRRVLAARAQATVCGARLPVHG